A genomic window from Bos javanicus breed banteng chromosome 13, ARS-OSU_banteng_1.0, whole genome shotgun sequence includes:
- the NNAT gene encoding neuronatin isoform X1 has translation MAAVAAASAELLIIGWYIFRVLLQVFLECCIYWVGFAFRNPPGTQPIARSEVFRYSLQKLAYTVSRTGRHVLGERRQRAPN, from the exons ATGGCGGCAGTGGCGGCAGCGTCGGCTGAATTGCTCATCATCGGCTGGTACATTTTCCGCGTGCTGCTGCAG GTGTTCCTGGAATGCTGCATTTACTGGGTAGGATTCGCTTTTCGAAATCCTCCAGGGACACAGCCCATTGCGAGAAGTGAG GTGTTCAGGTACTCCCTGCAGAAGCTGGCATACACGGTGTCGAGAACCGGACGGCACGTGCTGGGAGAGCGCCGCCAGCGGGCCCCCAACTGa
- the NNAT gene encoding neuronatin isoform X3, translating to MAAVAAASAELLIIGWYIFRVLLQVFLECCIYWVGFAFRNPPGTQPIARSVQVLPAEAGIHGVENRTARAGRAPPAGPQLRPQPPPLGGRVTRCSCAIPPAWEPAPRGNGASPVPSRQRSTCQGQ from the exons ATGGCGGCAGTGGCGGCAGCGTCGGCTGAATTGCTCATCATCGGCTGGTACATTTTCCGCGTGCTGCTGCAG GTGTTCCTGGAATGCTGCATTTACTGGGTAGGATTCGCTTTTCGAAATCCTCCAGGGACACAGCCCATTGCGAGAA GTGTTCAGGTACTCCCTGCAGAAGCTGGCATACACGGTGTCGAGAACCGGACGGCACGTGCTGGGAGAGCGCCGCCAGCGGGCCCCCAACTGaggccccagccccctcccctgggcGGCCGTGTCACCAGGTGCTCCTGTGCCATTCCACCAGCATGGGAGCCAGCGCCGCGCGGGAATGGGGCGTCCCCTGTGCCCTCTCGCCAGAGGAGCACTTGCCAAGGTCAGTGA
- the BLCAP gene encoding bladder cancer-associated protein, with translation MYCLQWLLPVLLIPKPLNPALWFSHSMFMGFYLLSFLLERKPCTICALVFLAALFLICYSCWGNCFLYHCSDSPLPESAHDPGVVGT, from the coding sequence ATGTATTGCCTCCAGTGGCTGCTGCCCGTCCTCCTCATCCCCAAGCCCCTCAACCCCGCCCTGTGGTTCAGCCACTCCATGTTCATGGGCTTCTACCTGCTCAGCTTCCTCCTGGAGCGGAAGCCTTGCACAATTTGTGCCTTGGTTTTCCTGGCAGCCTTGTTCCTCATCTGCTATAGCTGCTGGGGAAACTGTTTCCTGTACCACTGCTCCGATTCCCCGCTTCCAGAATCGGCGCACGACCCCGGCGTCGTGGGCACCTAA
- the NNAT gene encoding neuronatin isoform X2 yields MAAVAAASAELLIIGWYIFRVLLQVFRYSLQKLAYTVSRTGRHVLGERRQRAPN; encoded by the exons ATGGCGGCAGTGGCGGCAGCGTCGGCTGAATTGCTCATCATCGGCTGGTACATTTTCCGCGTGCTGCTGCAG GTGTTCAGGTACTCCCTGCAGAAGCTGGCATACACGGTGTCGAGAACCGGACGGCACGTGCTGGGAGAGCGCCGCCAGCGGGCCCCCAACTGa